AGCACGACGCCGACCTTCGGGTTCTGCCGCGCGTCATCGAGCGCCCGGTAGAGCTCGTCGACCGTGTGCGGGCGGAAGGCGTTGCGCACCTCCGGCCGGTCGAACGCGATGCGCGCGATGCGGCCCGACGTGTCGAGGTGGTACGTGAGGTCGGTGAGGTCGTCGAAGCCCGGCGCGACCCGCCAGCGCGCGGCATCGAAGGTGTCGGAGACGAACGGCTCGGCCATGCCGCCAGCCTACGCGCGCGGCGGTGACAGACTGGGGGCATGGATGCTCTGCCCGAGCTCGACGACGTGCTCGCCCGCCTCCACGTGGTGAGCGTTCCGCTCGTGACGCGGTTCCGCGGCGTGGACCGCCGCGAGGCCGTGCTGCTCGACGGCCCGAGTGGATGGAGCGAGTTCAGCCCCTTCCTCGAGTACGACGACGCGGAGGCGAGCTCGTGGCTTGCCGCGGCCCTCGACTTCGGCTGGCGCGACTCGAGCGCGCCGGCGGTGCGCGCGAGCATCCCCGTCAATGCGACGCTGCCGGCGGTGCCGCTCGATCGGGTCGCCGCGACCATCAGCCTGTTCGGCGAGTGCCGCACCGTGAAGATCAAGGTGGCCGAGCGCGGTGAGACGCTCGCCGACGATGTCGCCCGCGTGCGCGAGACGCGGCGGCTGCTGGGGCCGGCGGGGCGCATCCGGCTCGATGCGAACGGCGCCTGGACCGTGGACGAGGCTGAGCACGCCGTGCGCGCGCTCGAGCAGTTCGACCTCGAATACGTCGAGCAGCCGTGCGCGACGGTGCCCGAGCTCGCCGAGCTGCGGCGGCGCATCCACCGCATCGACGTGCTCGTCGCGGCGGACGAGAGCGTGCGCAAGACCGCCGACCCGCTCGCGGTGGCCCGCGCCGGCGCCGCCGACCTGCTCGTCATCAAGGCGGCGCCGCTCGGCGGCATCGACCGCGCCCTGGCGATCGTCGCCGAGGCCGGGCTGCCCGCCGTGGTCTCGAGCGCCCTCGACACGAGCATCGGGCTCGCGATGGGCGCCGAGCTCGCCGCCCGTCTGCCCGAACTGCCCTACGACTGCGGGCTCGGCACGGCAGCCCTCCTCGCCGACGACGTCGCGGCCCCGCCGCTGCGCCCCGACGACGGCACGATCGCGATCGGGCGCGTCACCGCCGATCCGGATGCCCTGCGCCGCCTCGCCGCCGACTCCGAGCGCACCGCCTGGTGGCGCGATCGCCTCACGCGGTGCCACGCCCTGCTCGCCCGCTAGTCAGAAACTGCTCACGCGGCGGCACCGGCGCAGAGTTACGCTCGACTCACCCCCGCCGATCAGAAGGAGCCCTCATGCGCCGTGCCCCGCTCGCCCTCACCGCTTCGACCGCGGCGCTTCTGCTGCTCGCCGGATGCTCGGCTCCCGCCGACGCCGACCCCGAGGTCGACCCCGACGCCGCCGGCGAGTCGGCCGAACCCGACGCCCCCACCGACCCGACCGACCCGGCCTGTCTCGTCGGCGACTGGCGCATCACGCAAGACCAGATGCAGAGCTTCTACGATGCCGTGTCCGGCTCGACCGAAGGCCTCGCCCTCACGATCGAGGGCGACACCGGGTTGAGCTTCACGACCGACAGCTACGTCTACACGCCCTCGTTCACGCTGTTGCTCGACATCGCCGGCGTGCAGGGCCAGGGCGTGACGACGGGCAGCATCGGCGGCTCGTACTCGGCGACCGAGGGTGTCATCACGACGACGGTCGGCGACAACAGCCTCGAGACGATCGTCACGATCGCGGGCGTCACGCAAGACGCGTCGAGCGAGCTCGGCGCGATCATCGCGAGCGACCCGATCAACCAAGCGCCCTTCGACTGCTCCGATCCGGATGCTCCGGTGCTGCAGTTCGACACGGGCAGCGGCCGCACTCCGGTCGCGCTGACCCCCGCCGGCTGAGCTGAGGCCCGGGCCGGGCTACCGAGGGTGCGGGGCGGACGCGTGCGCCCGCCCCGCACCGGCTCGACTAGAGGGTTCCGGCGTTCAGGCGCTTCTGCAGCGCCGTGACCGTCTTCGGGCCCACGTCGCCGTCGACGTCGACGCCCAAGTGCTTCTGCAGCGCCTTCTTGCTCTGCGGGCCGAAGACGCCGTCGGCGGTCACGCCGAGCTTCTTCTGCAGGGCCTTCGTGGTCGCCGGGCCGAAGACACCGTCGATCTCGACACGCAGCGCCTTCTGCAGCACCTCGGTCGTGCGCTTGCCCCACTCGCCGTCGATGACGAGGGGCGTGATCGGCTTGACCGAGTCGCTCGCCTCCTTCTTCTCGGCGGCGGCCTCGGTCTTCTCCTCGGCCTCGGCCTTCTCGGCGCGAGCAGCCTTGGCCTCTTCGAACGCCTTCTCATTGCGGGCCTGGATGCCGGCCTTGCGGGCCGCGTCGCTGCGGGCCTGCTTCGCCGCGTCGTCGTCGTCGATCTTCGCCATCGGTGCTCCTCGGGTTTCGGCCCGCTGCGCGCCGGATGGCACGCTCACGCTGGGCACGGTGGCGTCACGCTAGCACAGCGGAACGACGGCCCTACAGCCCGGAATAGCTGTGCAGGCCCTTGAAGAAGAGGTTGACGATCGTGTAGTTGAAGACGACCGCCGAGAAGCCGATGATGGCGAGCCAGGCCGAGCGGTCGCCCCGCCAGCCGCGCGTCGCGCGAGCGTGGATGTAGCCGGCGAACAGGGTCCAGATGATGAAGGTCCAGACCTCCTTGGTGTCCCAGCCCCAGTAGCGGCCCCAGGCGCGCTCGGCCCAGATAGCGCCGGCGATGAGCGTGAAGGTCCAGAACACGAAGCCGACAACGTTGACGCGGTACGCGAGCGACTCGAGCGTCGACGCGCCCGGCAGGGTGTCGAGAAAGCGCAGGCCCTCGGCCTTGCGCACCTCGCGCTGCGTGCGCAGCAGCTGCATGATCGAGAGCCCGGCGCCGATCGCGAAGAACGCCGTGGCGAGCGTGGCCACGAGCACGTGGATGACGAGCCACGCCGACTGCAGCGGCGGCGGCGTCGGCACGACGTCGACGTAGAAGTTGACGGTGACGATGCCGAGCGAGAGCAGCGTGAAACCCGTGATGTAGGCGCCGAGGAACCGCAGGTCCTTCCAGAACTGCGCCAGCAGGAAGACGCCCATGCCCATCGCCGTGGCCGTGAGGCCGAACTCGAACATGTTGGCCCACGGCACCCGCTCGGCGGCGACGCCGCGCAGCACCGTGGCACCGAAGTGCAGCACCCAGCCGAGGATCGCGAGGGCGAAGGCGACGCGCTGGTAGCGGGTGGCGCCCGTGGGCGCAGCATCCGTCGTCGTCGTCCGCACCGCGGTGGCGACGCCGCCCGCCTGCTGGGCCGAAGCGGAGCCGGCACTGGCGGCGGCAGGCGCGGGCTGGGCCGCGCTGCGCTTCGCGAGGTCGAAGGTGAAGAGGATGAACGCGAGGGTGTACACGCCCATGGCCGAGTAGACGGCGACGAGCGAGAGGGCGACGAGGTTCTCCATGAGGGCTCCAGCTTAAGCGCGGGATGCTGAGAACGAGGTCGATCCGGGCCCTTCGACCCTGCCGCCGCCAAGCCAGCCCTGCCAGACTGATCAGATGCCTCGCACGCCCTCTGCCACCGCGCCCGCAGCCCCCAAGAAGAAGACCGTCAAGAAGGCGATGTCACCGCGCACGGCGCAACTGATCGCTGTGGGCGTCGTCGTCGCGTTCCTCGCCGCGATCGTCGCCATCCTCATCTCGACGCTCGGCACCCCGGCGGCGGATGACGCGCTGCCTGAGCCCAACCCGAGCGCCGCGGCCGAGGTGGTGCGCGCCGACTCGCACGCGCTCACGAGCCCCGCCGACCCCGAGGTGACAGTGGTCGAGTTCCTCGACTTCCAGTGCCCGGCCTGCGCCGTCGCAGCGGGCGCCATCGCCGAGCTGAAGGCCGAATACGGCGACCGTGTCGCGATCGTCGTGCGCAACTTCCCGCTCACGAGCATCCACCCGCATGCGGTGGATGCGGCGCTCGCGTTCGAAGCCGCCGCAGCCCAGGGCGCCACGGTCGAGATGTACGAGGCGCTGTTCAGCACGCAGCAGCAGTGGAGCCCAGCCTCGGGCTCGCAGGCCGCGACGTTCCGGCAGCTCGCCGACGACCTCGGCCTCGACCTGGCCGAGTACGACCGCGTCGTCGCCGACCCGGCGACGCTCGAGCGCATCGCCCGCGACCGCGACGACGCCGTCGGCCTCGGGCTGCAGGGCACGCCGAGCTTCTTCGTCGACGGCGAGCCGGCGGCGATCGCCTCCTTCGACGAGCTGCGCGCACTCGTCGAGGCCAAGCTCGACCAGTAGCCGGACTCGACCCGTAGCGTTCGACGCACAACCGCGCTCGAGGGGCGCCGGCTCGGCTAGCGCACGGGCTCGATCGGCTGCGCCGTCAGCGCCGCTTCGTGCGCGTCGGCGAGCTCAGTGACCGCTCGTTCGAGTCCCGGGTCGTCGCCGCGCGCGAGCCCGGCGTACTGCAGGCGGACGCCCGCGCCCTCACCCTCGTCCTCGACGGCGATCCAGAGACGACGGCGGGGCACGAACAGGCTCGTGAGCAGTCCGAGGAACGCGAGCACCGACGAGATGAGAACCCCCGCCTGCGTGGGGTCGTGGTGCACGTCGATGCTGATGAATCGCGGCAGGCTGGAGAATTCGACCGAGCCGAGGCCGTCGGGCAGTTCGGCCGTGTCGCCGAGCGCGAGCACGAGCGACTCGGTGCCCGTCTCGCCGCCGGTGATCTGCGTGAGCTCGTCAACATTGAGCGAGTAGACGTTGCGCGGCACACCCTCGTTGATGCCCAGGTCGCCCGTGAACGCGTTGAGGGTCAGCACGGGCTGGTCGGGTTCGGGAAAGATCGACGCGAGCGCGCCCGACTCGAGCGTCACCGCCGAGGGGTAGAAGAAGCCGAGCAGTCCGACCTGCTCATCGAGGCCGTCGGGAACCTTGACGACGCCGAGGCTCGTGAGGTTCGCGTCTTGCGGCAGGAAGGGCACGGGTTGACTGAAGACCGGAGTGCCCTCGGGGTCGTAGACCGTGATCCACGGGGCGAAGCCGTTGCCGAGCAGGTAGCTCGTGGTGCCGCCGATCGCAATGGGTTCGTTGACCTTGATCTGACCCGACCGCTCGACGCCGTTCTCGACCACCGTCACCGAGGCGGTGTAGTCGAGCGGTATCGCCACGGGCACGCCTGACGTGGTGTCGATGTCGTAGACAGGCTCGAACTCGTCGAGCCGCACCGAGAAGGGGTCGAGCCGCGTCTCGTCGAAGAACCGGCCGGGGTTGAACGAGTCGAAGCTCGTGAGCTGGTTGGTGAAGGTCTGGCCCTCGATGATGACGCGCTGGCCGTTGTAGCCGAAGCCTCCGGCCATGCCGACCGTGAGCAGCACGCCCACGAGCGCGAAGTGGAACACGAGGTTGCCGGTCTCGCGGAGGTACCCGCGCTCCGCGCTGAGGGAGTCGCCGTAGCGCGCCACCCGGTAGCCCTGTCGGCGCAGCAGCCGCTCGCCGGCCTCGAGAGCGGCCGCAGCATCCACCGGCGCACGCCGTTCGGTGTGCCCGACGAGCCGGTTCAGGCGCGCCGGGGTGGCCGGTGGCGCGGCCCGCAGGGCACGCCAGTGGTGCTGCGTGCGCGGGATGACGCAGCCGATGAGCGAGACGAAGAGCAGCAGGTAGATGGCCGAGAACCACACCGAGCTGTAGGTGTCGAAGACCTGCAGGGCGTCGAG
The sequence above is a segment of the Microcella humidisoli genome. Coding sequences within it:
- a CDS encoding o-succinylbenzoate synthase — protein: MDALPELDDVLARLHVVSVPLVTRFRGVDRREAVLLDGPSGWSEFSPFLEYDDAEASSWLAAALDFGWRDSSAPAVRASIPVNATLPAVPLDRVAATISLFGECRTVKIKVAERGETLADDVARVRETRRLLGPAGRIRLDANGAWTVDEAEHAVRALEQFDLEYVEQPCATVPELAELRRRIHRIDVLVAADESVRKTADPLAVARAGAADLLVIKAAPLGGIDRALAIVAEAGLPAVVSSALDTSIGLAMGAELAARLPELPYDCGLGTAALLADDVAAPPLRPDDGTIAIGRVTADPDALRRLAADSERTAWWRDRLTRCHALLAR
- a CDS encoding peptidoglycan-binding domain-containing protein, with amino-acid sequence MAKIDDDDAAKQARSDAARKAGIQARNEKAFEEAKAARAEKAEAEEKTEAAAEKKEASDSVKPITPLVIDGEWGKRTTEVLQKALRVEIDGVFGPATTKALQKKLGVTADGVFGPQSKKALQKHLGVDVDGDVGPKTVTALQKRLNAGTL
- the ccsB gene encoding c-type cytochrome biogenesis protein CcsB produces the protein MENLVALSLVAVYSAMGVYTLAFILFTFDLAKRSAAQPAPAAASAGSASAQQAGGVATAVRTTTTDAAPTGATRYQRVAFALAILGWVLHFGATVLRGVAAERVPWANMFEFGLTATAMGMGVFLLAQFWKDLRFLGAYITGFTLLSLGIVTVNFYVDVVPTPPPLQSAWLVIHVLVATLATAFFAIGAGLSIMQLLRTQREVRKAEGLRFLDTLPGASTLESLAYRVNVVGFVFWTFTLIAGAIWAERAWGRYWGWDTKEVWTFIIWTLFAGYIHARATRGWRGDRSAWLAIIGFSAVVFNYTIVNLFFKGLHSYSGL
- a CDS encoding DsbA family protein is translated as MPRTPSATAPAAPKKKTVKKAMSPRTAQLIAVGVVVAFLAAIVAILISTLGTPAADDALPEPNPSAAAEVVRADSHALTSPADPEVTVVEFLDFQCPACAVAAGAIAELKAEYGDRVAIVVRNFPLTSIHPHAVDAALAFEAAAAQGATVEMYEALFSTQQQWSPASGSQAATFRQLADDLGLDLAEYDRVVADPATLERIARDRDDAVGLGLQGTPSFFVDGEPAAIASFDELRALVEAKLDQ
- the resB gene encoding cytochrome c biogenesis protein ResB yields the protein MEPLRPSDHHDSDAPAPPSSGIAQPKLDAGGWLRFGWRQLTSMRTALVLLLLLAVAAIPGSLVPQRSADPNGVVQFEENNPDLFPILDALQVFDTYSSVWFSAIYLLLFVSLIGCVIPRTQHHWRALRAAPPATPARLNRLVGHTERRAPVDAAAALEAGERLLRRQGYRVARYGDSLSAERGYLRETGNLVFHFALVGVLLTVGMAGGFGYNGQRVIIEGQTFTNQLTSFDSFNPGRFFDETRLDPFSVRLDEFEPVYDIDTTSGVPVAIPLDYTASVTVVENGVERSGQIKVNEPIAIGGTTSYLLGNGFAPWITVYDPEGTPVFSQPVPFLPQDANLTSLGVVKVPDGLDEQVGLLGFFYPSAVTLESGALASIFPEPDQPVLTLNAFTGDLGINEGVPRNVYSLNVDELTQITGGETGTESLVLALGDTAELPDGLGSVEFSSLPRFISIDVHHDPTQAGVLISSVLAFLGLLTSLFVPRRRLWIAVEDEGEGAGVRLQYAGLARGDDPGLERAVTELADAHEAALTAQPIEPVR